In the Ipomoea triloba cultivar NCNSP0323 chromosome 6, ASM357664v1 genome, one interval contains:
- the LOC116022753 gene encoding protein SHOOT GRAVITROPISM 6 isoform X2, whose product MHHLMFTPRLKGVLARVVPILGNVKEIYRPIFANAFKCWCQACWQYSVDFSLSTILDTDVVSFLNSAFELLLRVWATSRDLKVRLSAVEALGQMVGLITRTQLKAALPRLVPTILELYKREQDAAFVATCSLHSLLNASLLSDSGPPLLDFEDLTVVLSTLLIVCSNNDKKEHSDFPVGLKTYNEVQHCFLTVGSVYPEDLFVFLLNKCRLKEEPFTFGSLCVLKHLLPRLAESWHNKRPILIESVKLLIDERNLGVRKALAELIVVMASHCYLVGSSGELFIEYLVRHCAMPDLENVEHQSFKESSRFSGNYYPFVYRKLEFKAGAVSPTELRGICEKGLLLITVTVPEMEHVLWPSLLKMIIPRVYTGAVATVCRCISELCRRRSSESNAMLSECKARTDIPNPEELFARLVVLLHNPLAREHLVTQILSVLWYLAPLFPKNINSFWQDEIPKMKAYVSDTEDLKQDPLYQESWDDMIISFLAESLDVIQNVDWVLLLGNTFARQYELYKSDNEHSALLHRCLGVLLQKVHDRAYVRAKIDLMYRQANIAVPTNRLGLAKAMGLVAASHLDTVLDKLKGILDNVGQSILQRVLSFFSDRAKMEESDDTHAALALMYGYAAKYAPPTVIEARIDALVGTNMLSRLLHVRHPRAKQAVITAIDLLGQAVIGASESGISFPLKRRDLLLDYILTLMGRDEEEGFSDSNIELLHTQSLALSACTTLVSVEPKLTTETRNLIMKATIGFFGLPNDPSDVINPLIDNLITLLCTILVTSGEDGRSRAEQLLHILRNIDPFVSSSLEYQRKRGCLAAHELLIKFRAICVNGYCALGCQGSCSHSKQIDHAANRNLSNLPSAFFLPSRDALSLGERIMVYLPRCIDTNYEVRKVSVQILNLFFSISFSLPKPINSSLGIDIELSYIALSSLEDVVAILRSDASIDPSEVFNRVVSSVCTLLNKDELVAALHGCSGAICDKIKQSAEGAIQAVVEFVTNRGNELNENEVSRTSQSLLTAVVHVTEKYLRQEALGAICSLAENTTSKVVFTEVLAAAGRDMVTKDIHRLRGGWPIQDAFHAFSQHLVLSHSFLEHVISVINQSPALKGGGSGKGESSRNSVDGSIEDDVSRAAVVALTAFFRGGGKFGRKTVEQSYASVLATLTLHLGTCHGLASSGDQEPLRALLNAFQAFCECVGDLEMGKILARGGEQNENEKWINLIGELAGSISIKRPKEVPTICLFLSKSLDRPLRVQREAAAAALSEFLRYSDGFGPLLEQMVEALCWHVSDDSPTVRRLCLRGLVQMPSIHVLQYTTQILGVILALLDDSDESVQLTAVSCLLMVLESSSTDAVEPVLLNLSIRLRNLQVCLNAKIRANAFAAFGALSSYGAGSILDSFREQIHAAFPRMVLHLHDDDLGVRQACRNTLKCIAPLIEIDAIPALLNTHRFSSDHRSDYEDFLRDLARQLTQNLGPRVDTYLSAIIQAFDAPWPVIQANAVYLCSSMLSLSDNKNISALYYSQVFGVLVGKASHSTDAIVRATCSAALGLLLKSPNSSSWRDARLNK is encoded by the exons ATGCATCATCTGATG TTTACTCCACGATTAAAAGGTGTTCTGGCACGAGTCGTACCCATTCTTGGGAATGTGAAGGAAATATACAGGCCAATCTTTGCAAATG CATTTAAATGTTGGTGTCAGGCCTGCTGGCAGTATAGCGTGGATTTCTCACTGTCTACAATCCTTGATACCGATGTCGT ATCTTTTCTTAACTCTGCCTTTGAGCTCCTACTAAGAGTCTGGGCAACGTCACGGGATCTTAAG GTTCGCTTGTCTGCTGTGGAAGCTTTAGGTCAGATGGTTGGTCTTATTACAAGAACACAGTTAAAAGCGGCTTTACCGAGACTTGTTCCAACTATATTGGAACT GTATAAGAGAGAACAAGATGCTGCATTCGTCGCCACCTGTAGTCTTCACAGTTTGTTAAATGCCTCGTTACTCTCTGATAGTGGGCCTCCCTTGCTTGATTTTGAG GACCTCACTGTTGTTTTGTCAACTCTGCTAATAGTTTGCAGCAATAATGACAAAAAGGAACATTCAGATTTTCCAGTGGGCCTGAAG ACTTATAATGAAGTTCAGCATTGCTTTCTAACAGTTGGTTCGGTGTACCCTGAGGATTTGTTTGTGTTCCTTCTCAAT AAATGCAGGCTGAAAGAAGAACCATTCACTTTTGGTTCCCTTTGTGTTTTAAAGCATCTATTgcccag ATTGGCCGAGTCTTGGCATAATAAACGGCCTATCTTAATTGAATCAGTGAAGCTGTTAATAGATGAACGCAATTTAGGGGTTCGTAAAGCTCTTGCAGAG TTGATTGTTGTTATGGCTTCCCACTGTTACTTGGTTGGTTCCTCTGGAGAGTTGTTCATTGAATATCTTGTACGCCATTGTGCAATGCCAGATCTGGAGAATGTTGAACATCAAAGTTTTAAGGAGTCATCTAGGTTTTCTGGCAATTATTACCCTTTTGTATATAGAAAATTGGAG TTCAAGGCTGGAGCTGTCTCTCCAACAGAACTAAGGGGTATCTGTGAAAAGGGTCTTCTTCTAATAACTGTTACTGTTCCTGAAATGGAG CATGTTCTCTGGCCATCTCTATTGAAAATGATTATACCGCGAGTTTACACTGGTGCAGTGGCAACA GTCTGCCGATGCATCTCAGAGTTGTGCAGGCGCAGATCCTCTGAAAGTAACGCGATGCTTTCCGAGTGTAAGGCTCGCACTGATATTCCAAACCCTGAG GAACTTTTTGCTCGCTTAGTGGTACTTCTGCATAATCCTCTGGCAAGAGAGCACTTGGTAACTCAAATCTTGAGT GTCCTGTGGTACCTAGCACCTCTCTTTCCCAAGAACATTAACTCTTTTTGGCAAGATGAG ATTCCAAAGATGAAAGCATATGTGAGTGACACTGAAGACCTAAAGCAGGATCCTTTATATCAAGAATCTTGGGATGACATGATTATCAGT TTTCTTGCCGAATCTCTGGATGTGATTCAGAATGTTGATTGGGTGCTATTGCTTGGAAATACATTTGCAAGGCAATATGAACTTTATAAATCTGATAATGAGCACTCTGCATTGCTTCATCG GTGCCTTGGCGTTTTGCTGCAGAAAGTTCATGATAGAGCTTATGTTCGTGCTAAAATTGATCTGATGTATAGACAAGCCAATATTGCTGTCCCCACAAATAGGCTTGGTTTAGCTAAAGCCATGGGCTTG GTTGCAGCATCACACTTGGATACAGTTTTAGATAAGCTAAAAGGCATTCTTGACAACGTTGGTCAAAGTATCTTACAAAG agttctttcttttttctcagATAGAGCTAAAATGGAAGAATCTGATGATACTCATGCTGCATTGGCATTGATGTATGGATATGCTGCTAAGTATGCTCCTCCAACCGTTATTGAAGCCAGAATAGATGCACTTGTG GGAACTAATATGCTTTCACGGCTACTTCATGTACGCCATCCCAGAGCAAAGCAGGCTGTTATCACTGCTATTGATTTACTAG GTCAGGCTGTAATCGGTGCATCTGAAAGCGGTATATCATTCCCACTAAAAAGAAGAGACCTATTACTTGACTATATATTAACTTTAATGGGCcgagatgaggaagaaggattTTCTGATTCTAACATTGAGCTCTTACACACCCAG TCCCTTGCTTTAAGCGCCTGCACTACGCTAGTTTCTGTGGAGCCAAAACTGACTACTGAAACAAGAAATCTTATTATGAAG GCCACTATTGGATTTTTTGGTCTTCCAAATGATCCTTCTGATGTTATTAATCCCCTTATAGACAATCTCATTACTCTTCTATGCACGATACTGGTCACAAG TGGAGAAGATGGCAGGAGTCGAGCAGAGCAGCTATTGCATATTCTGAGAAATATTGATCCATTTGTTTCCTCTTCTTTGGAGTACCAAAGAAAAAGAGGGTGTCTAGCAGCTCATGAGCTGCTCATCAAGTTTCGGGCAATTTGTGTTAATGGATACTGCGCACTGGGCTGTCAGGGTAGTTGCAGTCATAGCAAACAAATTGACCATGCTGCTAATCGCAATCTCTCCAATTTACCAT CTGCATTTTTTTTACCAAGTCGTGATGCTTTGTCATTGGGAGAGCGAATAATGGTGTATCTGCCTCGCTGCATAGATACAAATTATGAAGTTAGGAAAGTCTCTGTTCAG ATTCTAAATCTATTTTTCAGTATATCGTTCTCCCTGCCTAAGCCCATAAATTCTAGTCTTGGAATCGATATAGAGCTGTCTTACATTGCTTTGTCATCCCTTGAGGATGTTGTGGCTATCTTAAGAAGT GATGCTTCAATAGATCCATCAGAGGTGTTCAACCGGGTTGTTTCATCTGTTTGTACCTTGCTGAATAAGGATGAG CTTGTTGCTGCTCTACATGGTTGCTCTGGAGCTATATGTGACAAGATCAAGCAGTCTGCTGAAGGTGCTATTCAAGCAGTGGTTGAGTTTGTTACAAACAGGGGAAATGAGTTGAATGAGAATGAAGTTTCAAG GACATCGCAATCATTGCTCACTGCTGTGGTTCATGTAACAGAGAAGTATTTACGTCAGGAAGCTCTTGGAGCT ATATGTTCTTTAGCTGAAAACACAACCTCAAAAGTTGTGTTCACTGAAGTATTAGCTGCTGCAGGACGAGATATGGTGACAAAAGATATACACAGACTGCGTGGTGGTTGGCCAATACAGGATGCTTTCCAT GCATTTTCACAGCATTTGGTACTTTCACATTCATTTCTGGAGCATGTGATATCTGTCATCAATCAATCTCCTGCACTGAAAGGTGGTGGTAGTGGGAAAGGAGAGAGTTCCAGGAATTCTGTTGATGGTAGCATAGAGGATGATGTTTCACGTGCAGCAGTAGTGGCTCTCACTGCTTTCTTCAG AGGTGGTGGTAAATTTGGGAGAAAAACTGTTGAGCAAAGTTATGCCTCTGTGCTTGCAACACTTACTCTTCACTTGGGAACCTGCCATGGTTTAGCTAGCTCTGGGGATCAAGAACCACTCCG TGCCCTGTTGAATGCATTTCAAGCTTTCTGTGAATGTGTTGGTGATCTTGAGATGGGAAAG ATTTTGGCTAGGGGTGGAGAGCAAAATGAAAATGAGAAGTGGATAAATCTTATTGGGGAGCTTGCTGGAAGCATCTCTATAAAAAGACCAAAGGAG GTACCGACAATATGTTTGTTCTTAAGTAAGTCATTGGATCGACCCCTAAGAGTGCAGAGGGAAGCTGCTGCTGCAGCATTATCAGAGTTTTTGCGCTATAG TGATGGCTTTGGTCCTCTATTGGAGCAGATGGTTGAAGCATTGTGCTGGCATGTTTCAGATGACTCTCCGACAGTGAGGCGTCTCTGTCTAAGAGGACTTGTTCAG ATGCCATCTATCCATGTCCTTCAGTACACTACTCAGATTCTTGGGGTAATATTAGCTTTACTGGATGATTCAGATGAGTCGGTTCAGTTAACTGCAGTTTCATGCTTATTGATG GTTCTTGAGTCGTCCTCCACTGATGCTGTGGAACCTGTACTGCTCAACCTTTCAATTCGGCTCCGTAATCTTCAA GTTTGCTTGAATGCAAAGATTCGAGCCAATGCCTTTGCAGCATTTGGTGCACTCAGCAGCTATGGAGCAGGATCAATACTAGATTCATTTCGTGAACAG ATTCATGCTGCCTTCCCACGTATGGTTTTACATCTTCATGATGATGATCTTGGTGTCCGACAAGCATGCCGG AACACTCTAAAATGTATTGCTCCATTGATTGAAATTGATGCAATCCCTGCTCTTCTCAATACACATCGGTTTAGTTCAGACCATAG GAGTGACTATGAAGACTTCTTGAGAGACCTTGCAAGGCAACTAACTCAGAATCTTGGCCCCCGAGTAGATACTTACTTGTCAGCAATAATACAG GCATTTGATGCTCCCTGGCCAGTTATTCAAGCCAATGCGGTTTATTTGTGTAGTAGCATGCTTTCTCTTTCAGATAACAAAAACATCTCAGCCCTCTACTACAGTCAG GTATTTGGAGTATTGGTTGGCAAGGCGAGCCATTCAACAGACGCAATTGTTAGGGCGACTTGCTCTGCAGCACTAGGCCTGTTACTAAAATCGCCCAATTCAAGCTCATGGAGGGATGCTCGCTTGAACAAGTGA
- the LOC116022753 gene encoding protein SHOOT GRAVITROPISM 6 isoform X1, whose translation MAASSSGNSIPASEAVQVMVSSLADDSPSVREASMSALKDITSLNPLLVLDCCLTVSRGGRRRFGNIAGLFQVISVAIRALDKGDVDPAFMMKLAKIATAEVISTKELNADWQRAAAGVLVSVGSHLPDLMMEEIFLHFSGSNSALPAMVQILADYASSDALQFTPRLKGVLARVVPILGNVKEIYRPIFANAFKCWCQACWQYSVDFSLSTILDTDVVSFLNSAFELLLRVWATSRDLKVRLSAVEALGQMVGLITRTQLKAALPRLVPTILELYKREQDAAFVATCSLHSLLNASLLSDSGPPLLDFEDLTVVLSTLLIVCSNNDKKEHSDFPVGLKTYNEVQHCFLTVGSVYPEDLFVFLLNKCRLKEEPFTFGSLCVLKHLLPRLAESWHNKRPILIESVKLLIDERNLGVRKALAELIVVMASHCYLVGSSGELFIEYLVRHCAMPDLENVEHQSFKESSRFSGNYYPFVYRKLEFKAGAVSPTELRGICEKGLLLITVTVPEMEHVLWPSLLKMIIPRVYTGAVATVCRCISELCRRRSSESNAMLSECKARTDIPNPEELFARLVVLLHNPLAREHLVTQILSVLWYLAPLFPKNINSFWQDEIPKMKAYVSDTEDLKQDPLYQESWDDMIISFLAESLDVIQNVDWVLLLGNTFARQYELYKSDNEHSALLHRCLGVLLQKVHDRAYVRAKIDLMYRQANIAVPTNRLGLAKAMGLVAASHLDTVLDKLKGILDNVGQSILQRVLSFFSDRAKMEESDDTHAALALMYGYAAKYAPPTVIEARIDALVGTNMLSRLLHVRHPRAKQAVITAIDLLGQAVIGASESGISFPLKRRDLLLDYILTLMGRDEEEGFSDSNIELLHTQSLALSACTTLVSVEPKLTTETRNLIMKATIGFFGLPNDPSDVINPLIDNLITLLCTILVTSGEDGRSRAEQLLHILRNIDPFVSSSLEYQRKRGCLAAHELLIKFRAICVNGYCALGCQGSCSHSKQIDHAANRNLSNLPSAFFLPSRDALSLGERIMVYLPRCIDTNYEVRKVSVQILNLFFSISFSLPKPINSSLGIDIELSYIALSSLEDVVAILRSDASIDPSEVFNRVVSSVCTLLNKDELVAALHGCSGAICDKIKQSAEGAIQAVVEFVTNRGNELNENEVSRTSQSLLTAVVHVTEKYLRQEALGAICSLAENTTSKVVFTEVLAAAGRDMVTKDIHRLRGGWPIQDAFHAFSQHLVLSHSFLEHVISVINQSPALKGGGSGKGESSRNSVDGSIEDDVSRAAVVALTAFFRGGGKFGRKTVEQSYASVLATLTLHLGTCHGLASSGDQEPLRALLNAFQAFCECVGDLEMGKILARGGEQNENEKWINLIGELAGSISIKRPKEVPTICLFLSKSLDRPLRVQREAAAAALSEFLRYSDGFGPLLEQMVEALCWHVSDDSPTVRRLCLRGLVQMPSIHVLQYTTQILGVILALLDDSDESVQLTAVSCLLMVLESSSTDAVEPVLLNLSIRLRNLQVCLNAKIRANAFAAFGALSSYGAGSILDSFREQIHAAFPRMVLHLHDDDLGVRQACRNTLKCIAPLIEIDAIPALLNTHRFSSDHRSDYEDFLRDLARQLTQNLGPRVDTYLSAIIQAFDAPWPVIQANAVYLCSSMLSLSDNKNISALYYSQVFGVLVGKASHSTDAIVRATCSAALGLLLKSPNSSSWRDARLNK comes from the exons ATGGCTGCTTCTAGCTCCGGCAACTCCATTCCCGCTTCCG AGGCAGTTCAAGTTATGGTCTCATCTTTAGCTGATGACTCTCCATCGGTCAGAGAAGCCTCCATGTCTGCTCTCAAGGATATTACTTCCTT gAACCCACTTCTGGTTCTTGATTGCTGCCTAACTGTTTCTAGAGGTGGACGCCGG AGGTTTGGGAATATAGCTGGTTTATTTCAAGTAATATCCGTGGCAATTCGTGCCTTGGATAAGGGGGATGTAGATCCTGCTTTCATGATGAAGCTTGCCAAGATTGCAACAGCTGAGGTCATTTCAACAAAG GAATTGAATGCTGATTGGCAAAGAGCTGCTGCTGGTGTCCTCGTATCAGTTGGTTCACATCTGCCTGATCTA ATGATGGAAGAAATATTTCTCCATTTCTCTGGTTCAAATTCAGCTCTACCTGCAATGGTTCAAATACTTGCAGACTATGCATCATCTGATG CTTTGCAGTTTACTCCACGATTAAAAGGTGTTCTGGCACGAGTCGTACCCATTCTTGGGAATGTGAAGGAAATATACAGGCCAATCTTTGCAAATG CATTTAAATGTTGGTGTCAGGCCTGCTGGCAGTATAGCGTGGATTTCTCACTGTCTACAATCCTTGATACCGATGTCGT ATCTTTTCTTAACTCTGCCTTTGAGCTCCTACTAAGAGTCTGGGCAACGTCACGGGATCTTAAG GTTCGCTTGTCTGCTGTGGAAGCTTTAGGTCAGATGGTTGGTCTTATTACAAGAACACAGTTAAAAGCGGCTTTACCGAGACTTGTTCCAACTATATTGGAACT GTATAAGAGAGAACAAGATGCTGCATTCGTCGCCACCTGTAGTCTTCACAGTTTGTTAAATGCCTCGTTACTCTCTGATAGTGGGCCTCCCTTGCTTGATTTTGAG GACCTCACTGTTGTTTTGTCAACTCTGCTAATAGTTTGCAGCAATAATGACAAAAAGGAACATTCAGATTTTCCAGTGGGCCTGAAG ACTTATAATGAAGTTCAGCATTGCTTTCTAACAGTTGGTTCGGTGTACCCTGAGGATTTGTTTGTGTTCCTTCTCAAT AAATGCAGGCTGAAAGAAGAACCATTCACTTTTGGTTCCCTTTGTGTTTTAAAGCATCTATTgcccag ATTGGCCGAGTCTTGGCATAATAAACGGCCTATCTTAATTGAATCAGTGAAGCTGTTAATAGATGAACGCAATTTAGGGGTTCGTAAAGCTCTTGCAGAG TTGATTGTTGTTATGGCTTCCCACTGTTACTTGGTTGGTTCCTCTGGAGAGTTGTTCATTGAATATCTTGTACGCCATTGTGCAATGCCAGATCTGGAGAATGTTGAACATCAAAGTTTTAAGGAGTCATCTAGGTTTTCTGGCAATTATTACCCTTTTGTATATAGAAAATTGGAG TTCAAGGCTGGAGCTGTCTCTCCAACAGAACTAAGGGGTATCTGTGAAAAGGGTCTTCTTCTAATAACTGTTACTGTTCCTGAAATGGAG CATGTTCTCTGGCCATCTCTATTGAAAATGATTATACCGCGAGTTTACACTGGTGCAGTGGCAACA GTCTGCCGATGCATCTCAGAGTTGTGCAGGCGCAGATCCTCTGAAAGTAACGCGATGCTTTCCGAGTGTAAGGCTCGCACTGATATTCCAAACCCTGAG GAACTTTTTGCTCGCTTAGTGGTACTTCTGCATAATCCTCTGGCAAGAGAGCACTTGGTAACTCAAATCTTGAGT GTCCTGTGGTACCTAGCACCTCTCTTTCCCAAGAACATTAACTCTTTTTGGCAAGATGAG ATTCCAAAGATGAAAGCATATGTGAGTGACACTGAAGACCTAAAGCAGGATCCTTTATATCAAGAATCTTGGGATGACATGATTATCAGT TTTCTTGCCGAATCTCTGGATGTGATTCAGAATGTTGATTGGGTGCTATTGCTTGGAAATACATTTGCAAGGCAATATGAACTTTATAAATCTGATAATGAGCACTCTGCATTGCTTCATCG GTGCCTTGGCGTTTTGCTGCAGAAAGTTCATGATAGAGCTTATGTTCGTGCTAAAATTGATCTGATGTATAGACAAGCCAATATTGCTGTCCCCACAAATAGGCTTGGTTTAGCTAAAGCCATGGGCTTG GTTGCAGCATCACACTTGGATACAGTTTTAGATAAGCTAAAAGGCATTCTTGACAACGTTGGTCAAAGTATCTTACAAAG agttctttcttttttctcagATAGAGCTAAAATGGAAGAATCTGATGATACTCATGCTGCATTGGCATTGATGTATGGATATGCTGCTAAGTATGCTCCTCCAACCGTTATTGAAGCCAGAATAGATGCACTTGTG GGAACTAATATGCTTTCACGGCTACTTCATGTACGCCATCCCAGAGCAAAGCAGGCTGTTATCACTGCTATTGATTTACTAG GTCAGGCTGTAATCGGTGCATCTGAAAGCGGTATATCATTCCCACTAAAAAGAAGAGACCTATTACTTGACTATATATTAACTTTAATGGGCcgagatgaggaagaaggattTTCTGATTCTAACATTGAGCTCTTACACACCCAG TCCCTTGCTTTAAGCGCCTGCACTACGCTAGTTTCTGTGGAGCCAAAACTGACTACTGAAACAAGAAATCTTATTATGAAG GCCACTATTGGATTTTTTGGTCTTCCAAATGATCCTTCTGATGTTATTAATCCCCTTATAGACAATCTCATTACTCTTCTATGCACGATACTGGTCACAAG TGGAGAAGATGGCAGGAGTCGAGCAGAGCAGCTATTGCATATTCTGAGAAATATTGATCCATTTGTTTCCTCTTCTTTGGAGTACCAAAGAAAAAGAGGGTGTCTAGCAGCTCATGAGCTGCTCATCAAGTTTCGGGCAATTTGTGTTAATGGATACTGCGCACTGGGCTGTCAGGGTAGTTGCAGTCATAGCAAACAAATTGACCATGCTGCTAATCGCAATCTCTCCAATTTACCAT CTGCATTTTTTTTACCAAGTCGTGATGCTTTGTCATTGGGAGAGCGAATAATGGTGTATCTGCCTCGCTGCATAGATACAAATTATGAAGTTAGGAAAGTCTCTGTTCAG ATTCTAAATCTATTTTTCAGTATATCGTTCTCCCTGCCTAAGCCCATAAATTCTAGTCTTGGAATCGATATAGAGCTGTCTTACATTGCTTTGTCATCCCTTGAGGATGTTGTGGCTATCTTAAGAAGT GATGCTTCAATAGATCCATCAGAGGTGTTCAACCGGGTTGTTTCATCTGTTTGTACCTTGCTGAATAAGGATGAG CTTGTTGCTGCTCTACATGGTTGCTCTGGAGCTATATGTGACAAGATCAAGCAGTCTGCTGAAGGTGCTATTCAAGCAGTGGTTGAGTTTGTTACAAACAGGGGAAATGAGTTGAATGAGAATGAAGTTTCAAG GACATCGCAATCATTGCTCACTGCTGTGGTTCATGTAACAGAGAAGTATTTACGTCAGGAAGCTCTTGGAGCT ATATGTTCTTTAGCTGAAAACACAACCTCAAAAGTTGTGTTCACTGAAGTATTAGCTGCTGCAGGACGAGATATGGTGACAAAAGATATACACAGACTGCGTGGTGGTTGGCCAATACAGGATGCTTTCCAT GCATTTTCACAGCATTTGGTACTTTCACATTCATTTCTGGAGCATGTGATATCTGTCATCAATCAATCTCCTGCACTGAAAGGTGGTGGTAGTGGGAAAGGAGAGAGTTCCAGGAATTCTGTTGATGGTAGCATAGAGGATGATGTTTCACGTGCAGCAGTAGTGGCTCTCACTGCTTTCTTCAG AGGTGGTGGTAAATTTGGGAGAAAAACTGTTGAGCAAAGTTATGCCTCTGTGCTTGCAACACTTACTCTTCACTTGGGAACCTGCCATGGTTTAGCTAGCTCTGGGGATCAAGAACCACTCCG TGCCCTGTTGAATGCATTTCAAGCTTTCTGTGAATGTGTTGGTGATCTTGAGATGGGAAAG ATTTTGGCTAGGGGTGGAGAGCAAAATGAAAATGAGAAGTGGATAAATCTTATTGGGGAGCTTGCTGGAAGCATCTCTATAAAAAGACCAAAGGAG GTACCGACAATATGTTTGTTCTTAAGTAAGTCATTGGATCGACCCCTAAGAGTGCAGAGGGAAGCTGCTGCTGCAGCATTATCAGAGTTTTTGCGCTATAG TGATGGCTTTGGTCCTCTATTGGAGCAGATGGTTGAAGCATTGTGCTGGCATGTTTCAGATGACTCTCCGACAGTGAGGCGTCTCTGTCTAAGAGGACTTGTTCAG ATGCCATCTATCCATGTCCTTCAGTACACTACTCAGATTCTTGGGGTAATATTAGCTTTACTGGATGATTCAGATGAGTCGGTTCAGTTAACTGCAGTTTCATGCTTATTGATG GTTCTTGAGTCGTCCTCCACTGATGCTGTGGAACCTGTACTGCTCAACCTTTCAATTCGGCTCCGTAATCTTCAA GTTTGCTTGAATGCAAAGATTCGAGCCAATGCCTTTGCAGCATTTGGTGCACTCAGCAGCTATGGAGCAGGATCAATACTAGATTCATTTCGTGAACAG ATTCATGCTGCCTTCCCACGTATGGTTTTACATCTTCATGATGATGATCTTGGTGTCCGACAAGCATGCCGG AACACTCTAAAATGTATTGCTCCATTGATTGAAATTGATGCAATCCCTGCTCTTCTCAATACACATCGGTTTAGTTCAGACCATAG GAGTGACTATGAAGACTTCTTGAGAGACCTTGCAAGGCAACTAACTCAGAATCTTGGCCCCCGAGTAGATACTTACTTGTCAGCAATAATACAG GCATTTGATGCTCCCTGGCCAGTTATTCAAGCCAATGCGGTTTATTTGTGTAGTAGCATGCTTTCTCTTTCAGATAACAAAAACATCTCAGCCCTCTACTACAGTCAG GTATTTGGAGTATTGGTTGGCAAGGCGAGCCATTCAACAGACGCAATTGTTAGGGCGACTTGCTCTGCAGCACTAGGCCTGTTACTAAAATCGCCCAATTCAAGCTCATGGAGGGATGCTCGCTTGAACAAGTGA